Proteins from one Escherichia coli genomic window:
- the dpiA gene encoding two-component response regulator DpiA: protein MTAPLTLLIVEDETPLAEMHAEYIRHIPGFSQILLAGNLAQARMMIERFKPGLILLDNYLPDGRGINLLHELVQAHYPGDVVFTTAASDMETVSEAVRCGVFDYLIKPIAYERLGQTLTRFRQRKHMLESIDSASQKQIDEMFNAYARGEPKDELPTGIDPLTLNAVRKLFKEPGVQHTAETVAQALTISRTTARRYLEYCASRHLIIAEIVHGKVGRPQRIYHSG, encoded by the coding sequence ATGACAGCTCCATTAACCCTATTGATCGTTGAGGACGAAACGCCGCTGGCAGAGATGCATGCGGAATATATTCGTCACATTCCCGGATTCAGTCAGATATTACTGGCGGGAAACCTGGCGCAGGCCCGAATGATGATCGAGCGTTTTAAGCCGGGGCTAATCTTGCTCGATAACTATCTTCCTGACGGTAGAGGGATTAATTTACTGCATGAACTGGTGCAGGCGCATTATCCCGGCGACGTGGTGTTTACCACTGCAGCCAGTGATATGGAAACGGTGTCTGAAGCCGTACGTTGTGGTGTATTTGATTATCTCATTAAGCCAATTGCCTATGAACGGCTGGGGCAAACGCTAACCCGTTTCCGCCAGCGTAAACATATGCTGGAAAGTATTGATAGCGCCAGCCAGAAGCAAATCGATGAGATGTTTAATGCCTATGCTCGCGGTGAACCCAAAGACGAACTGCCGACCGGCATTGACCCCTTGACGCTAAACGCGGTGCGAAAACTGTTTAAAGAGCCTGGTGTGCAACATACGGCAGAAACGGTGGCGCAGGCACTGACTATCAGCCGCACCACTGCCAGACGTTATCTTGAATATTGCGCCAGCCGCCATCTGATTATTGCTGAAATTGTTCACGGCAAAGTTGGCAGACCGCAACGCATATACCACAGTGGGTGA
- the cspE gene encoding transcription antiterminator/RNA stability regulator CspE: MSKIKGNVKWFNESKGFGFITPEDGSKDVFVHFSAIQTNGFKTLAEGQRVEFEITNGAKGPSAANVIAL, encoded by the coding sequence ATGTCTAAGATTAAAGGTAACGTTAAGTGGTTTAATGAGTCCAAAGGATTCGGTTTCATTACTCCGGAAGACGGCAGCAAAGACGTGTTCGTACACTTCTCTGCAATCCAGACTAATGGTTTTAAAACTCTTGCTGAAGGTCAGCGCGTAGAGTTCGAAATCACTAACGGTGCCAAAGGCCCTTCTGCTGCAAACGTAATCGCTCTGTAA
- the pagP gene encoding lipid IV(A) palmitoyltransferase PagP, which produces MNVSKYVAIFSFVFIQLISVGKVLANADEWMTTFGENITQTWQQPEHYDLYIPAITWHARFAYDKEKTDRYNERPWGGGFGQSRWDEKGNWHGLYAMAFKDSWNKWEPIAGYGWESTWRPLADENFHLGLGFTAGVTARDNWNYIPLPVLLPLASVGYGPVTFQMTYIPGTYNNGNVYFAWMRFQF; this is translated from the coding sequence ATGAACGTGAGTAAATATGTCGCTATATTTTCCTTTGTTTTTATTCAGTTAATCAGCGTTGGTAAAGTTTTAGCTAACGCAGATGAGTGGATGACAACGTTTGGAGAAAATATTACACAAACCTGGCAACAGCCTGAACATTATGATTTATATATTCCTGCCATCACCTGGCATGCACGTTTCGCTTACGACAAAGAAAAAACCGATCGTTATAACGAGCGACCGTGGGGTGGCGGTTTTGGTCAGTCGCGTTGGGATGAAAAAGGAAACTGGCATGGCCTGTATGCCATGGCATTTAAGGACTCGTGGAACAAATGGGAACCGATTGCCGGATACGGATGGGAAAGTACCTGGCGACCGCTGGCGGATGAAAATTTTCATTTAGGACTGGGATTCACCGCTGGCGTAACGGCACGCGATAACTGGAATTACATCCCTCTCCCGGTTCTACTGCCATTGGCCTCTGTGGGTTATGGTCCAGTGACTTTTCAGATGACCTACATTCCGGGTACCTATAACAATGGCAATGTGTACTTTGCCTGGATGCGCTTTCAGTTTTGA
- the dcuC gene encoding anaerobic C4-dicarboxylate transporter DcuC: MLTFIELLIGVVVIVGVARYIIKGYSATGVLFVGGLLLLIISAIMGHKVLPSSQASTGYSATDIVEYVKILLMSRGGDLGMMIMMLCGFAAYMTHIGANDMVVKLASKPLQYINSPYLLMIAAYFVACLMSLAVSSATGLGVLLMATLFPVMVNVGISRGAAAAICASPAAIILAPTSGDVVLAAQASEMSLIDFAFKTTLPISIAAIIGMAIAHFFWQRYLDKKEHISHEMLDVSEITTTAPAFYAILPFTPIIGVLIFDGKWGPQLHIITILVICMLIASILEFIRSFNTQKVFSGLEVAYRGMADAFANVVMLLVAAGVFAQGLSTIGFIQSLISIATSFGSASIILMLVLVILTMLAAVTTGSGNAPFYAFVEMIPKLAHSSGINPAYLTIPMLQASNLGRTLSPVSGVVVAVAGMAKISPFEVVKRTSVPVLVGLVIVIVATELMVPGTAAAVTGK; this comes from the coding sequence ATGCTGACATTCATTGAACTCCTTATTGGGGTTGTGGTTATTGTGGGTGTAGCTCGCTACATCATTAAAGGGTATTCCGCCACTGGCGTGTTATTTGTCGGTGGCCTGTTATTGCTGATTATCAGTGCCATTATGGGGCACAAAGTGTTACCGTCCAGCCAGGCTTCAACAGGCTACAGCGCCACGGATATCGTTGAATACGTTAAAATATTGCTAATGAGCCGCGGCGGCGACCTCGGCATGATGATTATGATGCTGTGTGGCTTTGCCGCTTACATGACCCATATCGGCGCGAATGATATGGTGGTCAAGCTGGCGTCAAAACCATTGCAGTATATTAACTCCCCTTACCTGCTGATGATTGCCGCCTATTTTGTCGCCTGTCTGATGTCTCTGGCCGTCTCTTCCGCAACCGGTCTGGGTGTTTTGCTGATGGCAACCCTGTTTCCGGTGATGGTAAACGTTGGTATCAGCCGTGGTGCAGCTGCTGCTATTTGTGCCTCCCCGGCGGCGATTATTCTCGCACCGACTTCAGGGGATGTGGTGCTGGCGGCGCAGGCTTCCGAAATGTCGCTGATTGATTTCGCCTTCAAAACGACGCTGCCTATCTCAATTGCTGCAATTATCGGCATGGCGATCGCCCACTTCTTCTGGCAACGTTATCTGGATAAAAAAGAGCACATCTCTCATGAAATGTTAGATGTCAGTGAAATCACCACCACTGCCCCTGCGTTTTATGCCATTTTGCCGTTCACGCCGATCATCGGAGTGCTGATTTTTGACGGCAAATGGGGGCCGCAATTACACATCATCACTATTCTGGTGATTTGTATGCTGATTGCCTCCATTCTGGAGTTCATCCGCAGCTTTAATACCCAGAAAGTGTTCTCGGGCCTGGAAGTGGCTTATCGCGGGATGGCAGATGCGTTTGCTAACGTGGTGATGCTGCTGGTTGCCGCTGGGGTATTCGCTCAGGGGCTTAGCACCATCGGCTTTATTCAAAGTCTGATTTCTATCGCCACTTCGTTTGGTTCGGCGAGTATCATCCTGATGCTGGTATTGGTGATCCTGACAATGCTGGCGGCAGTCACGACCGGTTCAGGCAATGCGCCGTTTTATGCGTTTGTTGAGATGATCCCGAAACTGGCGCACTCTTCCGGCATTAACCCGGCGTATTTGACTATCCCAATGCTGCAGGCGTCAAACCTCGGTCGTACCCTGTCACCCGTTTCTGGCGTAGTCGTTGCGGTTGCCGGGATGGCGAAAATCTCACCATTTGAAGTCGTAAAACGCACCTCGGTGCCGGTGCTTGTTGGGCTGGTGATTGTTATCGTTGCTACAGAGCTGATGGTGCCAGGAACGGCAGCCGCGGTCACAGGCAAGTAA
- the dpiB gene encoding sensor histidine kinase DpiB — protein MLQLNENKQFAFFQRLAFPLRIFLLILVFSIFVIAALAQYFTASFEDYLTLHVRDMAMNQAKIIASNDSIISAVKTRDYKRLATIADKLQRDTDFDYVVIGDRHSIRLYHPNPEKIGYPMQFTKPGALEKGESYFITGKGSIGMAMRAKTPIFDDDGKVIGVVSIGYLVSKIDSWRAEFLLPMAGVFVVLLGILMLLSWFLAAHIRRQMMGMEPKQIARVVRQQEALFSSVYEGLIAVDPHGYITAINRNARKMLGLSSPGRQWLGKPIAEVVRPADFFTEQIDEKRQDVVANFNGLSVIANREAIRSGNDLLGAIISFRSKDEISTLNAQLTQIKQYVESLRTLRHEHLNWMSTLNGLLQMKEYDRVLAMVQGESQAQQQLIDSLREAFADRQVAGLLFGKVQRARELGLKMVIVPGSQLSQLPPGLDSTEFAAIVGNLLDNAFEASLRSDEGNKIVELFLSDEGNDVVIEVADQGCGVPESLRDKIFEQGVSTRADEPGEHGIGLYLIASYVTRCGGVITLEDNDPCGTLFSIYIPKVKPNDSSINPIDR, from the coding sequence ATGTTGCAGCTTAACGAGAATAAACAGTTTGCATTTTTCCAAAGACTGGCATTTCCGCTGCGTATCTTTTTGCTGATTCTGGTGTTCTCAATATTTGTCATTGCAGCCCTGGCGCAATATTTTACGGCCAGTTTTGAGGACTATTTAACGCTTCATGTGCGCGACATGGCAATGAATCAGGCAAAAATTATTGCTTCTAATGACAGTATCATCAGCGCAGTGAAAACGCGTGACTACAAGAGGCTGGCGACCATCGCTGACAAATTACAAAGAGATACTGATTTCGATTATGTGGTGATTGGCGATCGGCACTCGATTCGTCTTTACCATCCTAATCCGGAGAAAATTGGTTATCCTATGCAGTTCACCAAACCGGGCGCGCTGGAGAAAGGGGAGAGCTACTTTATCACCGGGAAAGGGTCAATTGGCATGGCGATGCGTGCCAAAACGCCAATCTTTGATGACGATGGAAAAGTCATCGGCGTGGTGTCGATTGGCTACCTGGTGAGTAAAATCGATAGCTGGCGGGCTGAGTTTTTATTACCGATGGCTGGCGTGTTTGTCGTGCTGTTAGGGATTCTGATGTTGCTGTCGTGGTTCCTGGCCGCGCATATCCGTCGGCAAATGATGGGCATGGAGCCAAAGCAAATCGCACGCGTGGTCCGTCAGCAAGAGGCGCTGTTTAGTTCGGTTTATGAAGGGCTGATTGCGGTGGATCCGCACGGTTACATTACCGCCATCAATCGTAACGCAAGAAAGATGCTGGGGCTGAGTTCCCCCGGACGGCAATGGTTGGGTAAACCCATTGCTGAAGTGGTCAGGCCCGCCGATTTCTTTACCGAACAGATTGATGAAAAACGTCAGGATGTGGTGGCGAACTTTAACGGTCTGAGCGTTATTGCCAACCGGGAAGCTATTCGTTCTGGTAATGATTTGCTGGGGGCCATTATCAGCTTTCGTAGTAAAGACGAAATATCCACCCTCAATGCACAACTGACGCAAATTAAACAATACGTCGAGAGCCTGCGCACATTGCGACACGAGCATCTCAATTGGATGTCGACGCTCAATGGTCTGTTGCAGATGAAAGAGTATGATCGCGTGTTGGCGATGGTGCAGGGGGAGTCTCAGGCCCAGCAACAGCTTATTGATAGCCTGCGCGAGGCGTTTGCCGATCGCCAGGTGGCGGGGCTGCTTTTTGGTAAAGTGCAGCGCGCCCGCGAACTGGGGCTAAAAATGGTCATCGTCCCCGGAAGTCAGCTTTCGCAACTGCCGCCAGGACTGGACAGCACCGAGTTTGCAGCCATTGTTGGCAATTTACTTGATAACGCCTTCGAAGCCAGCCTGCGTAGCGATGAAGGAAACAAGATCGTTGAATTATTCCTCAGCGATGAAGGCAATGATGTGGTGATTGAAGTCGCCGATCAGGGCTGCGGCGTTCCAGAGTCTCTACGAGACAAAATATTTGAGCAGGGTGTCAGTACGCGTGCTGACGAGCCCGGCGAACATGGCATTGGGTTGTACTTGATTGCCAGCTACGTAACGCGCTGCGGTGGTGTTATCACTCTCGAAGATAATGATCCCTGCGGTACCTTATTTTCAATCTATATTCCGAAAGTGAAACCTAATGACAGCTCCATTAACCCTATTGATCGTTGA
- the citC gene encoding [citrate (pro-3S)-lyase] ligase, whose protein sequence is MFGNDIFTRVKRSENKKMAEIAQFLHENDLSVDTTVEVFITVTRDEKLIACGGIAGNIIKCVAISESVRGEGLALTLATELINLAYERHSTHLFIYTKTEYEALFRQCGFSTLTSVPGVMVLMENSATRLKRYAESLKKFRHPGNKIGCIVMNANPFTNGHRYLIQQAAAQCDWLHLFLVKEDSSRFPYEDRLDLVLKGTADIPRLTVHRGSEYIISRATFPCYFIKEQSVINHCYTEIDLKIFRQYLAPALGVTHRFVGTEPFCRVTAQYNQDMRYWLETPTISAPPIELVEIERLRYQEMPISASRVRQLLAKNDLTAIAPLVPAVTLHYLQNLLEHSRQDAAARQKTPA, encoded by the coding sequence ATGTTCGGCAATGATATTTTCACCCGTGTAAAACGTTCAGAAAATAAAAAAATGGCGGAAATCGCCCAATTCCTGCATGAAAATGATTTGAGCGTTGACACCACAGTCGAAGTATTTATTACCGTAACCCGCGATGAAAAGCTTATCGCGTGCGGTGGAATTGCCGGAAATATTATTAAATGCGTTGCTATCAGTGAATCCGTTCGCGGTGAAGGACTGGCGCTGACATTAGCCACTGAATTGATAAACCTCGCCTATGAGCGGCACAGCACGCATCTGTTTATTTATACCAAAACCGAATACGAGGCGCTGTTCCGCCAGTGCGGTTTTTCCACGCTGACCAGCGTCCCCGGCGTGATGGTGCTGATGGAAAACAGCGCCACGCGACTGAAACGCTATGCCGAATCGCTGAAAAAATTTCGTCATCCAGGGAACAAAATTGGCTGCATTGTGATGAACGCCAATCCCTTTACGAATGGTCACCGTTATCTGATTCAACAGGCTGCAGCACAGTGCGACTGGTTGCACCTGTTTTTAGTTAAAGAAGATTCTTCACGCTTTCCCTATGAAGACCGGCTGGATCTGGTGTTAAAAGGCACCGCCGATATTCCACGCCTGACTGTGCATCGCGGCTCCGAATACATCATCTCCCGCGCTACGTTCCCTTGCTACTTCATTAAAGAACAGAGCGTCATTAACCATTGTTACACCGAAATTGATCTGAAAATTTTCCGTCAGTACCTCGCTCCCGCGCTGGGTGTAACTCACCGCTTTGTCGGTACTGAACCCTTTTGTCGCGTTACCGCCCAGTACAACCAGGATATGCGCTACTGGCTGGAAACGCCGACTATCTCCGCACCGCCCATCGAACTGGTTGAAATTGAGCGGCTGCGTTACCAGGAGATGCCGATATCCGCTTCCCGGGTACGTCAACTGCTGGCGAAAAACGATCTCACGGCTATCGCGCCGCTGGTCCCTGCAGTCACGCTGCATTATTTGCAGAACCTGCTTGAGCACTCCCGCCAGGACGCGGCAGCTCGTCAAAAGACCCCCGCATGA
- the citD gene encoding citrate lyase acyl carrier protein produces MKINQPAVAGTLESGDVMIRIAPLDTQDIDLQINSSVEKQFGDAIRTTILDVLARYNVRGVQLNVDDKGALDCILRARLEALLARASGIPALPWEDCQ; encoded by the coding sequence ATGAAAATAAACCAGCCCGCCGTTGCAGGCACCCTTGAGTCTGGGGATGTGATGATACGCATCGCCCCACTCGATACGCAGGATATCGACCTGCAAATCAACAGCAGCGTTGAAAAACAGTTTGGTGATGCCATTCGCACCACCATTCTGGACGTTCTCGCCCGCTACAACGTGCGCGGCGTACAGCTGAATGTCGATGACAAAGGCGCACTGGACTGCATTTTACGTGCACGACTGGAAGCCCTGCTGGCACGCGCCAGCGGTATCCCGGCTCTGCCATGGGAGGATTGCCAATGA